A section of the Polyangium spumosum genome encodes:
- a CDS encoding MarC family protein: protein MTDLVTFFFVALSAVFFVVDPIGVVPIFLAITANDPPEKTRQMARRACLTGFLILTTFAIFGGVIFKIFGISLGAFRVAGGLLLMLTALDMLRAKRPGTRTSPEETEESARKEDVALVPLAMPLLAGPGAIASAMVLMSQGNTRSLVYALPVLLAITITFVAAYFILRAAPLVQRALGKSGVAILERVMGLILAAIAVQFVADGARDLLRP from the coding sequence TTGACCGATCTCGTGACGTTTTTCTTCGTCGCCCTTTCGGCGGTCTTCTTCGTGGTCGACCCGATCGGCGTCGTGCCGATTTTCCTCGCCATCACCGCCAACGATCCGCCCGAAAAGACGCGCCAGATGGCGCGCCGCGCCTGCCTCACGGGCTTCCTGATCCTCACGACGTTCGCGATCTTCGGCGGCGTCATTTTCAAGATCTTCGGCATCAGCCTGGGCGCCTTCCGCGTGGCGGGCGGGCTCCTGCTCATGCTCACCGCGCTCGACATGCTCCGCGCCAAGCGTCCAGGGACCCGCACCTCGCCCGAGGAGACCGAGGAGAGCGCGCGCAAGGAGGACGTCGCGCTCGTGCCCCTCGCCATGCCCCTGCTCGCCGGGCCAGGCGCGATCGCCAGCGCCATGGTCCTCATGTCCCAGGGCAACACGAGGAGCCTCGTCTACGCGCTCCCCGTCCTCCTCGCCATCACGATCACGTTTGTCGCGGCTTATTTCATCCTGCGCGCGGCCCCGCTCGTGCAACGCGCGCTCGGCAAGAGCGGCGTGGCGATCCTCGAGCGCGTGATGGGCCTCATCCTGGCCGCCATCGCCGTGCAATTCGTCGCCGACGGCGCGCGTGATCTGCTGCGCCCTTGA
- the pdhA gene encoding pyruvate dehydrogenase (acetyl-transferring) E1 component subunit alpha: protein MTTTRQHSDELHLALYRKMFQIRRFEEEAARAYAQGKIGGFLHLYIGQEAVAVGAVAALEPTDYAITTYRDHGLALARGMTSRAAMSELFGKVTGCSKGLGGSMHFFDAEHNMLGGYGIVGGHVPLAVGTAFASKYREDGRVAIVFLGEGAVSIGDFHEGMSLAALWKLPIVIVVENNEYAMGTSLSRTLSVEDVSLKAVGYGMARDRFFANHVLEVHDRIGEAIERARKTSEPTLIEVRTYRFRGHSMSDPGKYRTPAELEERKQKDPLMVSRAELEGKGHKEALEKIEAEIEVEIEDCVRFADESPEPGPELLEATTYKGAFAR, encoded by the coding sequence ATGACCACGACGCGCCAACATTCCGACGAGCTACATCTCGCGCTGTATCGAAAGATGTTCCAGATCCGCCGCTTCGAAGAGGAGGCGGCGCGCGCCTATGCGCAGGGCAAGATCGGTGGCTTCCTCCACCTCTACATCGGCCAGGAGGCGGTCGCGGTCGGCGCGGTCGCGGCCCTCGAGCCGACGGACTACGCGATCACCACGTACCGTGATCACGGCCTCGCCCTCGCGCGCGGGATGACCTCGCGCGCGGCGATGTCGGAGCTCTTCGGCAAGGTGACGGGGTGTTCGAAGGGCCTCGGCGGGTCGATGCATTTCTTCGACGCCGAGCACAACATGCTCGGCGGTTACGGCATCGTCGGCGGCCACGTCCCGCTCGCGGTCGGCACGGCGTTCGCCTCGAAGTACCGCGAAGACGGCCGCGTGGCGATCGTCTTCCTCGGCGAGGGCGCGGTGAGCATCGGCGACTTCCACGAGGGCATGTCGCTCGCGGCGCTCTGGAAGTTGCCGATCGTCATCGTGGTGGAGAACAACGAGTACGCGATGGGCACCTCGCTCTCGCGCACGCTCTCGGTCGAGGACGTCTCGCTCAAGGCCGTGGGTTACGGCATGGCGCGGGATCGGTTCTTCGCGAACCACGTGCTCGAGGTCCACGACCGCATCGGCGAGGCGATCGAGCGCGCGCGCAAGACGAGCGAGCCCACGCTGATCGAGGTGCGCACCTACCGCTTCCGCGGCCACTCGATGAGTGATCCCGGCAAGTACCGCACGCCTGCCGAGCTCGAGGAGCGCAAGCAGAAAGATCCGCTGATGGTCTCGCGCGCGGAGCTCGAGGGCAAAGGGCACAAGGAAGCGCTGGAGAAGATCGAGGCCGAGATCGAGGTCGAGATCGAGGACTGCGTGCGTTTCGCCGACGAGAGCCCCGAGCCGGGGCCCGAGCTGCTCGAGGCGACCACCTACAAGGGAGCATTCGCGCGATGA
- a CDS encoding cytochrome P450: MSATVIPTAPGENFLGHGHQLQYDRLPFFRRVAELGDVVATRMLHRPIYFVNAPAAAHEMLVEKARSFEKSPGIRILLHDLAGQGLFTSEGDLWKRQRRLLSPLFHPTQLQTYVSAMNGEALRARERLRDGDRVDLAAETTRIAMSVVGRALFDARTFDEADELGEALTIALGWVNDRLATPFMAIQLAALEMTESLDGKLPPFLDDVRARVRAALDGPVLIPGRHDPTVRRALEVLDGRIHAMIDERRAHPADRKDLLTRLLQARDADLGGEGMSDKQVRDEANTLFIAGHETTATALAWSFYLLARDPAARAKVQAEADAFGPDGPTSYDPEKLAYTTRVFKEALRLYPPVIVLPRRALEPVQIGGHAFPDRTIFFVNVYGMHLRRDCHPEPDRFDPARFTPENEARRPKSAWIPFGVGPRVCIGNHFALMEGPVVLATLMRGLSFEVEPRDVEPETFATLRPKGGVWARVRRLDSR; encoded by the coding sequence ATGAGCGCGACGGTGATCCCCACGGCCCCCGGCGAGAACTTCCTCGGCCACGGCCACCAGCTCCAGTACGATCGATTGCCCTTTTTTCGGCGCGTCGCCGAGCTCGGCGACGTCGTCGCGACCCGGATGCTCCACCGGCCCATTTATTTCGTGAACGCGCCCGCGGCCGCGCACGAGATGCTGGTGGAGAAGGCGCGGAGCTTCGAGAAGTCGCCGGGGATCCGGATCCTGCTCCACGATCTCGCGGGCCAGGGCCTCTTCACGAGCGAGGGGGATCTCTGGAAGCGCCAGCGCCGCTTGCTCTCGCCGCTTTTTCACCCGACGCAGCTCCAGACCTACGTGAGCGCCATGAACGGCGAGGCCTTGCGCGCCCGCGAGCGGCTCCGGGACGGCGATCGGGTCGACCTCGCGGCCGAGACGACGCGGATCGCGATGAGCGTCGTCGGCCGCGCCCTCTTCGACGCGCGCACCTTCGACGAGGCCGACGAGCTCGGCGAGGCGCTCACGATCGCGCTCGGCTGGGTCAACGATCGCCTGGCGACGCCGTTCATGGCCATCCAGCTCGCGGCGCTGGAGATGACCGAATCCCTCGACGGCAAGCTCCCCCCTTTCCTCGACGACGTCCGCGCCCGCGTCCGCGCCGCGCTCGACGGGCCGGTCTTGATACCCGGCCGGCACGATCCCACCGTCCGGCGCGCGCTCGAGGTCCTGGACGGACGTATTCATGCCATGATCGACGAGCGCCGCGCGCATCCGGCCGATCGAAAGGATCTGCTCACGCGGCTGCTCCAGGCGCGCGACGCCGATCTCGGCGGCGAGGGCATGAGCGACAAGCAGGTCCGCGACGAGGCCAATACGCTCTTCATCGCGGGGCACGAGACCACGGCGACGGCGCTCGCCTGGTCGTTTTATTTGCTCGCGCGGGATCCTGCGGCGCGCGCGAAGGTGCAGGCCGAGGCCGACGCCTTCGGCCCCGACGGCCCCACGTCCTACGACCCGGAAAAACTCGCCTACACGACGCGGGTCTTCAAGGAGGCGCTGCGCCTCTATCCGCCCGTCATCGTGCTCCCGCGGCGCGCGCTCGAGCCCGTGCAGATCGGCGGCCATGCCTTCCCGGATCGCACCATCTTTTTCGTCAACGTCTATGGCATGCACCTGCGCCGCGATTGCCATCCCGAGCCGGATCGGTTCGATCCGGCTCGCTTCACCCCGGAGAACGAGGCGAGGCGCCCGAAGTCGGCGTGGATCCCCTTCGGCGTGGGGCCTCGCGTGTGTATCGGCAACCATTTCGCGTTGATGGAGGGGCCCGTCGTGCTCGCCACGTTGATGCGTGGTTTGTCGTTCGAGGTCGAGCCCCGGGACGTCGAGCCCGAGACCTTCGCCACGCTCCGGCCCAAAGGCGGCGTCTGGGCGCGCGTCCGCCGCCTCGATTCGCGCTGA
- a CDS encoding putative metal-binding motif-containing protein has protein sequence MNMRPSRTLASFAPALVPAALILLTTSASEAETSPSLTVEPGATATLPGDKVNNLNILTIKSGGVLRVLSPNAPTGTGMLHIRANRIIVESDGMIDGTGSGHPGKMGMPGEGMGGGQVNGTSPGGGGAYFGGGGDGTTQAPDCGGPFGLGGAPYGTPTILGIGSAGGSSSSTPNSGAVGGNGGGGIWLEAARIALNGHIVANGANGNVLSGIGAGGGAGGHVILDAFVIEWLPKAKITANGGAGGIGTMGVGGSGGGGIVRIHASTVSAPPVGVIEVNGGPSPMGCSTGSGDQGTNEFDDQNVVCPDFDNDGHPSILCNGTDCDDTNAEAAPGQPELCNDADDNCDGQINEGPTDCAEGLICQAGDCVSTSDPDAGTTDGGVAPAAPETVEYRGGCSLAPAEQRGLSLVGLGLFAALAARLARRAKTS, from the coding sequence ATGAACATGCGCCCAAGCCGCACTCTTGCTTCGTTCGCCCCTGCCCTCGTCCCCGCCGCGCTCATCCTGCTCACCACGAGCGCCTCCGAGGCCGAGACGTCGCCGTCGCTCACCGTGGAGCCCGGCGCGACCGCGACGCTGCCCGGCGACAAGGTGAACAACTTGAACATCCTGACCATCAAGAGCGGCGGCGTGCTTCGCGTGCTCTCCCCGAACGCGCCCACGGGGACGGGGATGCTCCACATCCGCGCCAACCGCATCATCGTCGAGTCGGACGGGATGATCGACGGCACGGGCTCGGGTCACCCCGGCAAGATGGGCATGCCCGGCGAAGGCATGGGCGGCGGTCAGGTGAACGGCACGAGCCCGGGCGGCGGCGGCGCGTACTTCGGTGGCGGCGGTGATGGCACGACCCAGGCGCCCGACTGCGGCGGCCCCTTCGGCCTCGGCGGCGCGCCCTACGGCACGCCCACGATCCTCGGCATCGGCAGCGCGGGCGGCTCGAGCAGCTCGACGCCCAACTCGGGCGCGGTCGGCGGCAACGGCGGCGGCGGGATCTGGCTCGAGGCCGCGCGCATCGCGCTCAACGGCCATATCGTAGCGAACGGCGCGAACGGCAACGTGCTCAGCGGCATCGGCGCGGGCGGCGGCGCGGGCGGCCACGTGATCCTCGACGCCTTCGTCATCGAATGGCTGCCGAAGGCGAAGATCACGGCGAACGGCGGCGCCGGCGGGATCGGCACGATGGGCGTCGGCGGCTCGGGCGGCGGCGGCATCGTGCGGATCCACGCGAGCACCGTCTCGGCGCCGCCGGTGGGCGTCATCGAGGTGAACGGCGGTCCGTCGCCGATGGGCTGCTCGACAGGTAGCGGCGATCAGGGGACGAACGAGTTCGACGATCAGAACGTCGTGTGCCCCGACTTCGACAATGACGGCCATCCGTCGATCCTCTGCAACGGGACCGACTGCGACGACACGAACGCGGAGGCCGCGCCGGGCCAGCCCGAGCTGTGCAACGACGCCGACGACAACTGCGACGGCCAGATCAACGAGGGCCCGACGGACTGCGCCGAGGGCCTCATTTGCCAGGCGGGCGACTGCGTCTCGACGTCGGACCCGGACGCGGGCACGACCGACGGCGGCGTCGCCCCTGCGGCGCCCGAGACGGTCGAGTACCGCGGCGGCTGCTCGCTCGCGCCTGCGGAGCAGCGCGGCTTGTCGCTCGTGGGCCTCGGGCTCTTCGCCGCGCTCGCGGCTCGGCTCGCTCGAAGGGCGAAGACGTCGTGA
- a CDS encoding serine/threonine-protein kinase, whose translation MPEPHPSQPDLELPRIIGRYEVLRLVGEGAMGRVLCAHDPVLGRDVAVKLLRDDLLIPRDVREGLLARMRHEARAAARVAHPNLVTLHDMGEDPRLGLYLVFEYVEGPTLKQRLKAGPMSAGEAARLARELGSALTFAHGESILHRDIKPENIILSRTGGKIADFGIARIPDSTLTHAGGLMGTPAYSAPETFGGKNFSSASDQFSLAASLYEGLCGERAFPGDDAVEVAARIARDPPNRIAARRGLPAAVDDVFAMAMAKAPRDRFESCAAFGEALAEALAPAIEPPRATAPSAPGRASASSIHHETPPAQESLPAERKRGQVILGMAVVAVTVALLVRLALYDGGDPRAPSALPSASASADASSLPSADKPRVTVSAPPRTSRPRIEPASTANEEPPVTDAGLEEPDADAAPAGSSAPDASPSALPSASATSAPSALPSSPAPAVSSAAPAKKPPRPSP comes from the coding sequence GTGCCCGAGCCCCATCCCTCCCAGCCCGATCTCGAGCTGCCCAGGATCATCGGGCGCTACGAGGTCTTGCGCCTCGTCGGTGAAGGTGCCATGGGGCGCGTGCTCTGCGCCCACGATCCCGTGCTCGGCCGCGACGTGGCCGTGAAGCTCCTGCGCGACGATCTCCTGATCCCGCGCGACGTGCGCGAGGGGCTGCTCGCCCGCATGCGCCACGAGGCCCGCGCCGCGGCGCGCGTGGCCCACCCGAACCTCGTCACGCTGCACGACATGGGCGAGGACCCGCGGCTCGGGCTCTACCTCGTGTTCGAGTACGTCGAAGGCCCGACGCTCAAGCAACGCCTCAAGGCCGGCCCGATGTCCGCCGGCGAGGCCGCGCGGCTCGCGCGCGAGCTCGGGAGCGCGCTCACGTTCGCCCACGGCGAGAGCATCCTCCACCGCGACATCAAGCCCGAGAACATCATCCTCTCGCGCACCGGCGGAAAGATCGCCGACTTCGGCATCGCCCGCATCCCCGACTCGACGCTCACGCACGCAGGCGGCCTCATGGGCACCCCCGCCTACAGCGCGCCCGAGACGTTCGGCGGGAAGAACTTCTCGTCCGCGAGTGATCAGTTCTCCCTCGCGGCGTCGCTCTACGAGGGCCTCTGCGGCGAGCGCGCCTTCCCCGGTGACGACGCCGTCGAGGTCGCCGCGCGGATCGCCCGGGATCCGCCGAACCGGATCGCCGCGCGCCGCGGCCTGCCCGCCGCCGTGGACGACGTCTTCGCCATGGCGATGGCCAAGGCGCCGCGTGATCGCTTCGAGAGCTGCGCGGCGTTCGGCGAGGCCCTCGCCGAGGCGCTCGCGCCCGCGATCGAGCCACCTCGCGCCACCGCGCCGAGCGCGCCGGGCCGCGCCTCGGCTTCGTCGATCCACCACGAGACGCCGCCCGCCCAGGAGTCGTTGCCGGCCGAACGCAAGCGCGGGCAAGTGATCCTCGGCATGGCCGTCGTCGCGGTGACGGTCGCGCTGCTCGTGCGCCTCGCGCTTTACGACGGCGGCGACCCGCGCGCCCCGAGCGCGCTCCCTTCGGCGAGCGCGTCGGCCGACGCGTCTTCGTTGCCGTCCGCCGACAAACCTCGCGTCACCGTGTCCGCGCCGCCGCGCACCTCGCGCCCGCGTATCGAGCCTGCGTCGACGGCGAACGAGGAGCCTCCCGTGACCGACGCGGGGCTCGAGGAGCCCGACGCGGACGCGGCTCCTGCTGGCTCTTCTGCGCCCGACGCGTCGCCTTCGGCCCTCCCGTCGGCGAGCGCCACGAGCGCGCCCTCCGCCCTCCCCTCTTCCCCGGCGCCGGCCGTCTCTTCCGCCGCGCCGGCCAAAAAACCGCCGAGGCCTTCTCCATGA
- a CDS encoding proteinase inhibitor yields the protein MKQELLRSPHVMLGAALLVSSLGGLAACEKAEEKAPEAPPPAFVQPGRCVYTSPFTQAEECRDYTGEGWSAEAAEADCKALQASTFTNDERCTYETTLGRCVLEGGTEDEYAIVMPGDDTSQCASTKRGCELFGGGTFEPDACEGVTDETGGGIGTEGSVFQWPTLACVDPKAGEPAGQSGGKVCTFGSIAGCTEPGRKFTDYASCEPVLTQRPYWSAPPSDFKTPEGDPRLSDPQWLDELAWVTKEVEACGCVCCHSEKAAPAEGPSNWYIEAGPIWTDSFYPTGLALAAGWVPSDALGAYPAEENNGFSRDVAGLPTTDPARMVAFFEGELLRRGFKKEDFANETPFGGPLYEQSLYVPSDCTGGEGVDAAGKITWSGGEARYVYVLSADAKNPGAPPNLDLPQGTIWRLDVAASAAPVKSGITYGEILPDAKQGYPASGAPANLVPGTKYYLYVWADVGVPITRCLFDYAL from the coding sequence GTGAAGCAAGAGCTCCTCCGTTCACCTCACGTGATGCTGGGCGCTGCGCTCCTCGTTTCGTCCCTCGGGGGGCTCGCCGCCTGTGAGAAGGCCGAGGAGAAGGCCCCCGAGGCGCCGCCGCCGGCCTTCGTGCAGCCCGGTCGTTGCGTGTACACGAGCCCCTTCACCCAGGCCGAGGAGTGCCGCGATTACACCGGCGAGGGCTGGTCCGCGGAGGCCGCGGAGGCCGATTGCAAGGCCCTGCAGGCGTCCACCTTCACGAACGACGAGCGCTGCACGTACGAGACGACGCTCGGCCGATGCGTGCTCGAGGGCGGGACCGAGGACGAATACGCCATCGTCATGCCCGGCGACGACACGAGCCAGTGCGCCTCGACGAAACGCGGCTGCGAGCTCTTCGGCGGCGGCACGTTCGAGCCCGACGCCTGCGAGGGCGTGACCGACGAGACGGGCGGCGGCATTGGCACGGAGGGCAGCGTCTTTCAGTGGCCCACCCTGGCGTGTGTCGACCCGAAGGCCGGCGAGCCGGCTGGACAGAGCGGCGGCAAGGTCTGCACGTTTGGCTCGATCGCAGGCTGCACCGAGCCCGGGCGCAAGTTCACCGATTACGCGTCGTGCGAGCCTGTCCTCACGCAGCGCCCGTACTGGTCCGCGCCGCCCTCCGATTTCAAGACCCCCGAGGGCGACCCGCGCCTGTCCGACCCGCAATGGCTGGACGAGCTCGCCTGGGTCACGAAAGAGGTCGAGGCGTGCGGCTGCGTGTGCTGTCACTCGGAGAAGGCCGCGCCCGCCGAGGGTCCGTCGAACTGGTACATCGAGGCCGGGCCCATCTGGACCGACAGCTTTTATCCGACGGGCCTCGCCCTCGCCGCCGGCTGGGTCCCCTCGGACGCGCTCGGCGCTTACCCGGCGGAAGAGAACAATGGTTTTTCGCGCGACGTCGCCGGCCTGCCCACCACCGATCCCGCGCGTATGGTCGCCTTCTTCGAGGGAGAGCTCCTGCGCCGCGGCTTCAAGAAGGAAGATTTCGCGAACGAGACCCCGTTCGGCGGCCCGCTCTACGAGCAGAGCCTTTACGTGCCGAGCGATTGCACGGGCGGGGAGGGCGTGGACGCCGCAGGCAAAATCACGTGGAGCGGCGGCGAAGCCCGTTACGTTTACGTCTTATCGGCGGACGCCAAGAACCCCGGCGCGCCGCCCAACCTTGACCTGCCCCAGGGGACGATCTGGCGCCTCGACGTCGCCGCGAGCGCGGCGCCTGTGAAAAGTGGTATCACTTACGGAGAGATTTTGCCGGATGCGAAACAAGGGTATCCGGCGAGCGGAGCCCCGGCGAACCTCGTCCCGGGCACGAAGTATTACCTCTACGTCTGGGCAGACGTGGGCGTCCCGATCACGCGGTGCCTGTTCGACTACGCTCTCTGA
- a CDS encoding pyruvate dehydrogenase complex dihydrolipoamide acetyltransferase yields the protein MAKVLDMPKLSPTMEEGQISVWHKKEGDTIGVDDLLAEVETDKATMEYRSFDKGTILKILTPAGSMVRLGQPVAIIGAPGEDVSALLAKVGGGGGAPAPAPAPKAEAAPAPKAEPAPKAEPAPAPAAAPAPAPAPAPAPAGEPGRVKASPYVRKLARERDLSLAGVTGSGPGGRIVARDLDGLTAAPAQPAATQAPAAPAPAPGELAAPEVRPLSMMRKAIARRLVESKQTVPHFYLTIDVDADPLNALREQINAELAAAAEPGKDATKISINDLLVKACAIALRRVPECNAQYSPDAILVHRRVDISVAVAVPEGLVTPVVRDADRKSITTIAAEIRELAGRAKAKKLKPEEMANGTFSISNLGMYGIDEFSAVINPPEGAILAVGQVRREPVVKGDAVVPGRRLAMTLSCDHRVIDGAVGATFLKALRALIERPMQILVS from the coding sequence ATGGCCAAGGTTCTCGATATGCCGAAGCTGTCCCCCACGATGGAGGAGGGACAGATCAGCGTCTGGCACAAGAAGGAAGGGGACACGATCGGCGTCGACGATCTGCTCGCCGAGGTCGAGACCGACAAGGCGACGATGGAGTATCGGTCCTTCGACAAGGGCACGATCCTCAAGATCCTCACGCCCGCAGGCAGCATGGTGCGCCTCGGACAACCGGTGGCGATCATCGGCGCGCCCGGCGAGGACGTCTCCGCGCTCCTGGCGAAGGTGGGCGGTGGTGGTGGTGCTCCGGCTCCCGCGCCCGCTCCAAAGGCCGAGGCCGCGCCCGCGCCCAAAGCCGAGCCGGCACCCAAAGCCGAGCCCGCTCCGGCGCCTGCGGCCGCTCCCGCGCCTGCTCCCGCGCCTGCTCCCGCTCCCGCGGGCGAACCCGGGCGCGTCAAAGCGTCTCCGTACGTCCGGAAGCTCGCTCGCGAGCGGGACCTGAGCCTCGCCGGGGTCACGGGGTCGGGGCCCGGCGGTCGTATCGTCGCGCGGGACCTCGACGGCCTCACGGCCGCGCCTGCCCAGCCCGCGGCCACGCAGGCCCCGGCCGCCCCTGCGCCTGCCCCGGGCGAGCTCGCCGCGCCCGAGGTGCGTCCGCTCAGCATGATGCGCAAGGCCATCGCGCGCAGGCTCGTCGAGTCGAAGCAGACCGTCCCGCATTTTTATCTGACGATCGACGTCGACGCGGATCCGCTCAATGCCCTGCGCGAGCAGATCAACGCGGAGCTCGCCGCCGCCGCGGAGCCCGGCAAGGACGCGACCAAGATCTCGATCAACGATCTGCTGGTCAAGGCCTGCGCCATTGCATTGCGCCGCGTCCCCGAGTGCAACGCGCAATATTCGCCCGACGCGATCCTCGTGCACCGCCGCGTCGACATCTCGGTCGCCGTCGCGGTCCCCGAGGGCCTCGTCACGCCCGTCGTGCGCGACGCCGACAGGAAGAGCATCACCACGATCGCCGCGGAGATCCGCGAGCTGGCGGGCCGCGCCAAGGCGAAGAAGCTCAAGCCCGAGGAGATGGCGAACGGCACGTTCTCCATCTCGAACCTCGGCATGTACGGGATCGACGAGTTCTCCGCGGTCATCAACCCGCCCGAGGGCGCGATCCTCGCCGTCGGTCAGGTCCGGCGCGAGCCCGTCGTGAAGGGCGACGCCGTGGTCCCCGGCCGCCGCCTCGCGATGACGCTCTCCTGCGATCACCGCGTCATCGACGGCGCCGTCGGCGCGACCTTCCTGAAGGCGCTGCGGGCGCTGATCGAGCGCCCGATGCAGATCCTCGTCTCCTGA
- a CDS encoding pyruvate dehydrogenase complex E1 component subunit beta, whose product MSVMRYREAVRAAMIEEMERDERVYLIGEEVGAYQGAYKVSEGMLERFGPKRVIDAPITESGFTGISIGAAMVGLRPIVEYMTWNFSAVAFDQILNNAAKIRQMSGGQLHVPIVLRAPNGSARQVGSQHSHAMEHFYAHVPGLKVLAPATPADAKGLLKAAIRDDDPVLFMESETLYNMKGEVPDDPDFVVPMGQARVAREGKDVSIIAYGRPVHVALEAAAQLEKEGIDAEVVDLRSLRPLDEQALVRTVQKTHRAVLTYEGWPYGGVGGEIVDRIQRLAFDELDAPILRVTFRDVPMPYNAKLEQYVLPQPDRIADAVREVLYRKG is encoded by the coding sequence ATGAGCGTCATGCGCTACAGAGAGGCCGTTCGCGCCGCCATGATCGAGGAAATGGAGCGCGACGAGCGCGTCTACCTCATCGGCGAGGAGGTCGGCGCGTACCAGGGTGCGTACAAGGTGAGCGAGGGCATGCTCGAGCGCTTCGGGCCGAAGCGCGTGATCGACGCTCCGATCACGGAGAGCGGCTTCACGGGCATCTCGATCGGCGCGGCGATGGTCGGCCTCCGGCCGATCGTCGAGTACATGACTTGGAACTTCTCGGCCGTCGCGTTTGATCAGATCCTGAACAACGCGGCGAAGATCCGGCAGATGTCGGGCGGCCAGCTCCACGTGCCGATCGTGCTGCGCGCGCCGAACGGATCGGCGCGTCAGGTGGGCTCGCAGCACTCGCACGCGATGGAGCATTTTTATGCACACGTGCCCGGGCTCAAGGTGCTCGCGCCCGCGACACCTGCGGACGCAAAGGGCCTGCTCAAGGCGGCGATCCGCGACGACGATCCGGTGCTCTTCATGGAGAGCGAGACGCTCTACAACATGAAGGGCGAGGTCCCGGACGATCCGGACTTCGTCGTGCCGATGGGCCAGGCGCGTGTCGCGCGTGAGGGCAAGGACGTCTCGATCATCGCCTACGGGCGCCCGGTGCACGTGGCGCTCGAGGCGGCGGCGCAGCTCGAGAAAGAGGGCATCGACGCGGAGGTCGTGGACCTGCGCTCGCTCCGCCCGCTCGACGAGCAAGCGCTCGTGCGGACCGTGCAGAAGACCCACCGCGCGGTGCTCACGTACGAGGGCTGGCCGTACGGCGGCGTGGGCGGCGAGATCGTGGATCGTATCCAGCGGCTCGCCTTCGACGAGCTCGACGCGCCGATCCTGCGCGTCACGTTCCGCGACGTACCCATGCCGTACAACGCGAAGCTCGAGCAGTACGTCCTGCCGCAACCCGATCGGATCGCCGACGCGGTCCGCGAGGTGCTCTACCGAAAGGGCTGA
- a CDS encoding 6-pyruvoyl trahydropterin synthase family protein, translating into MFRVTEVVRFCYGHRLLDYEGPCARIHGHNARVEIEISAPALDRKGFVVDFFDIEKAGKDWILSQFDHHLILREDDPVIPFLKEAGETFVALSVNPSAENFAKLIFDHLRAQGVPVTAVRFYETETAVATYDER; encoded by the coding sequence ATGTTCCGCGTGACCGAAGTAGTGCGGTTTTGTTATGGCCACCGCCTGCTGGACTACGAGGGCCCGTGCGCTCGCATCCACGGCCACAACGCCCGCGTCGAGATCGAGATCTCCGCGCCCGCGCTCGACCGCAAAGGGTTCGTCGTGGACTTCTTCGACATCGAGAAGGCCGGCAAGGACTGGATCCTCTCGCAGTTCGACCACCACCTCATCCTGCGGGAGGACGACCCCGTCATTCCCTTCCTGAAGGAGGCGGGCGAGACCTTCGTGGCGCTCTCCGTCAATCCGAGCGCCGAGAATTTCGCCAAGCTCATTTTTGATCATCTGCGCGCCCAGGGCGTGCCCGTCACGGCGGTGCGTTTTTACGAGACGGAGACGGCCGTCGCGACCTACGACGAGCGCTGA
- a CDS encoding SDR family oxidoreductase, giving the protein MSKAALVTGAGKRIGRAIAMSLARDGFSVAVHYHRSREEAEALVSAIESAGGRAAAVRADLADEAETSSLVERAARLVGPIVALVNNASTFEYDTPETATRASWDLHMEANLRAPFVLTQQFARGLPEGDEGAVVNVLDQRVWNLSPHYTTYTVSKAGLWALTQSLALALAPRIRVNAVGPGPTLPSTRQTPEQFAAQCARMPLGRGATPEDVCDAVRFLLSARAVTGQMIAVDGGQHLGWATPRPEESMPD; this is encoded by the coding sequence ATGAGCAAGGCGGCCCTCGTCACCGGCGCAGGAAAACGTATCGGTCGCGCGATTGCGATGTCCCTCGCGCGGGACGGTTTCTCCGTCGCGGTTCACTACCACCGCTCGCGTGAAGAGGCGGAGGCCCTGGTCTCGGCCATCGAATCGGCCGGCGGGCGCGCGGCGGCGGTCCGAGCGGACCTCGCGGACGAGGCGGAGACGAGCTCGCTCGTGGAGCGCGCGGCGCGCCTCGTGGGGCCGATCGTCGCGCTGGTGAACAACGCCTCGACGTTCGAGTACGACACGCCGGAGACGGCCACGCGCGCGAGCTGGGATCTGCACATGGAGGCGAACCTGCGGGCGCCGTTCGTGCTCACGCAGCAATTCGCGCGGGGCCTGCCCGAGGGGGACGAGGGCGCGGTGGTGAACGTGCTCGATCAACGCGTCTGGAACCTGAGCCCCCATTACACGACGTATACCGTGAGCAAGGCCGGGCTCTGGGCGCTCACGCAGTCGCTCGCGCTCGCGCTCGCTCCGCGCATCCGCGTGAACGCCGTCGGCCCCGGGCCGACCTTGCCGAGCACGCGGCAGACCCCGGAGCAGTTCGCCGCGCAATGCGCGAGGATGCCGCTCGGCCGCGGCGCCACGCCCGAGGACGTCTGTGACGCCGTGCGATTTTTGCTCTCGGCGCGCGCCGTGACGGGGCAGATGATCGCGGTCGACGGGGGGCAACACCTCGGATGGGCCACGCCGCGGCCGGAAGAATCGATGCCCGATTGA